One window of Quercus robur chromosome 5, dhQueRobu3.1, whole genome shotgun sequence genomic DNA carries:
- the LOC126726570 gene encoding uncharacterized protein LOC126726570, whose protein sequence is MTQDPKQAPPPPLPPVTPSQPTTAAPPQQDSTQADPTLPPPPPTPPPPPFDPSRMIGIIKRKALIKELAALYHAECLTYCQELLELQKKWDEPFIDLKAPDISRKETMRPPKRLKKAR, encoded by the exons ATGACTCAAGACCCTAAACaagctcctcctcctcctcttcctcctgTTACGCCGTCTCAGCCAACTACTGCCGCCCCGCCTCAGCAGGATTCGACTCAGGCCGACCCAACTCTTCCTCCGCCGCCACCaactcctccaccaccaccattcgATCCAAGTCGAA tgATTGGCATAATTAAAAGGAAGGCCTTGATAAAAGAGTTAGCTGCGCTATACCATGCTGAGTGTCTCACTTATTGTCAAGAGCTTTTGGAACTTCAAAAAAAATGGGATGAG CCATTTATTGACTTGAAGGCTCCAGACATTTCAAGGAAAGAGACAATGAGGCCACCCAAACGTCTAAAAAAGGCCCGCTAG